Proteins from a single region of Desulfovibrio sp. Huiquan2017:
- a CDS encoding SulP family inorganic anion transporter, protein MTIAAGKRPPNTPEISYDDMKGTAGSVLPDEPLPSGGEGEPLAAMDLDSEHLTVDFEGPEDILCAACGHVQEPGHGSACSKCGAPLETLEELPEVDESEIDVSDLAEAGEPQVWEADYPGEVDGPRIEEIRDPDRWRLLRGGKTLNLYAGVVSGVLSLFFVYALSLLAASQGGMHQYLPFLLGTALTGVIVGSIFFSFLSRIPFALVGPETVLTAVLFLFLGSMYREMAETFAPELILPTLLAGIAVAALLTGLSLLAIGRFKLGEYIRYLPLQIIGGAIGGVGVFVLIGAFAWMGGLNLDWSNAYSLALSLGNNFDLRQDLYTMGPSVVFGLILFFAMFRSKNSLFLLALILVAVGAGNAASIWGPTPALHDLAVPVAFPEGSLLVHLVEMLKSPMLFSGIQWAVIKSHGLYIGAMVVLAVLTVMFRITRLELLRGRESDLNREYSALGVTNIVSGMCCGMPVSLSYGRSAGSYSAGGRGPLAGIVAGLVCAVGLLYGDYILPMIPRFVPEGLLVYAGLDLIRDWMLRTKSSFTSRSELWFLRLTFAATIFLGLLEGIGFGVALALMVTLSRAGRGGVVRHELSGSQHTSNVDRASAQRRVLKEFGDHIHIMRIQGFVFLGAMERLIKAVRKRLDDRDQLSLEYLVLDFRLAEGFASASSFGFAKLHKLATERGIQVVVTSAPLELESHLVALGYAGDEAGQFRTFFNLDYALEWCENRVLDGEGMLEMRRKTLPELLMPIFPEPKYIPALMKVLKRETVQAGEAVFRQGDTSDSMFFVESGRLDVELELPDGRIIRLKKVGPGAVFGEMGIYTLSSRSATVRAAEKCVLYRMTLRKLDAIEARAPRLVTAINRFLVNLLSERLAESNARGRELML, encoded by the coding sequence GCGGCCTGCGGTCATGTGCAGGAACCTGGACACGGCAGTGCGTGCTCCAAGTGCGGTGCGCCGCTGGAGACCTTGGAGGAGTTGCCCGAAGTGGACGAGAGCGAGATCGACGTCAGCGACCTCGCCGAGGCCGGTGAACCGCAGGTTTGGGAGGCCGACTACCCGGGCGAGGTCGACGGGCCCCGCATTGAGGAAATCCGGGACCCGGACCGCTGGAGGCTGTTGCGCGGCGGCAAGACCCTCAACCTGTATGCGGGCGTCGTCTCCGGCGTGCTGTCGCTCTTTTTCGTATACGCCCTGTCCCTGCTGGCCGCATCTCAGGGGGGCATGCACCAATACCTGCCGTTCTTGTTGGGTACCGCCCTGACCGGGGTCATCGTCGGATCCATCTTCTTTTCCTTCCTGTCGCGCATTCCCTTTGCTCTGGTTGGGCCCGAGACGGTCCTGACCGCCGTGCTCTTTCTGTTCCTGGGCAGCATGTACCGGGAGATGGCCGAGACCTTCGCCCCGGAGCTCATCCTGCCGACCCTGCTGGCCGGTATCGCCGTGGCCGCCTTGCTCACCGGGCTAAGCCTGCTGGCGATCGGCCGATTCAAGCTCGGCGAGTACATCCGCTATCTTCCTCTGCAAATTATCGGCGGGGCCATCGGCGGCGTGGGCGTGTTCGTGCTCATCGGGGCCTTCGCCTGGATGGGCGGACTGAACCTCGACTGGAGCAACGCCTACAGTCTGGCTCTGTCCCTGGGGAATAATTTTGATCTCCGGCAGGACCTCTACACCATGGGGCCGAGCGTGGTCTTCGGCCTGATCCTGTTTTTCGCCATGTTTCGGAGCAAGAACTCCCTGTTCCTGCTGGCTTTGATCCTGGTGGCCGTGGGGGCGGGCAATGCTGCCTCCATCTGGGGCCCGACCCCGGCTCTGCATGATCTGGCCGTGCCCGTGGCTTTCCCCGAAGGGTCCCTGCTGGTTCATCTGGTCGAGATGCTCAAGTCCCCCATGCTCTTCAGTGGCATCCAGTGGGCGGTGATCAAGTCCCATGGGCTGTATATCGGAGCCATGGTCGTCCTGGCCGTGCTCACGGTCATGTTCCGGATTACGCGGCTGGAACTCCTTCGAGGCCGCGAGAGCGATTTGAACCGGGAATACAGCGCGTTGGGCGTGACCAACATTGTTTCGGGCATGTGTTGCGGCATGCCGGTTTCGTTGTCCTACGGGCGGAGTGCCGGCAGCTACAGTGCGGGTGGGCGGGGCCCTCTGGCCGGGATCGTGGCCGGGCTGGTCTGCGCGGTGGGGCTGCTCTATGGCGACTACATCCTGCCCATGATCCCCCGGTTCGTGCCCGAGGGGTTGCTGGTCTATGCCGGGTTGGATCTCATCCGCGACTGGATGCTGCGCACCAAGTCTTCCTTCACCAGCCGATCCGAGCTGTGGTTTCTCCGGTTGACCTTCGCGGCGACCATTTTTCTCGGATTGCTTGAGGGCATCGGTTTCGGCGTGGCCCTGGCCCTGATGGTCACGCTCAGTCGGGCGGGCCGGGGCGGGGTCGTGCGCCACGAACTCTCCGGTTCGCAGCATACCAGCAATGTGGACCGGGCATCGGCCCAGCGACGCGTCCTCAAGGAGTTCGGCGACCATATCCACATCATGCGTATTCAGGGGTTCGTCTTCCTGGGAGCCATGGAGCGGCTCATCAAGGCCGTCCGCAAGCGGTTGGACGATCGCGATCAGCTTTCCCTGGAATATCTGGTTCTCGACTTCCGGCTGGCCGAGGGTTTCGCCTCGGCCTCAAGCTTCGGGTTCGCCAAGCTGCACAAGCTGGCCACGGAACGCGGCATCCAGGTGGTCGTCACCAGCGCTCCGCTGGAATTGGAGTCGCATCTGGTCGCTCTGGGGTATGCGGGCGACGAGGCGGGGCAGTTCCGGACCTTTTTCAATCTGGACTACGCCTTGGAGTGGTGCGAGAACCGCGTCCTCGATGGTGAAGGCATGTTGGAGATGAGGCGGAAGACCCTGCCCGAGCTGTTGATGCCGATCTTCCCGGAGCCCAAGTACATCCCGGCGCTGATGAAGGTCCTCAAGCGTGAGACGGTTCAGGCGGGTGAAGCGGTCTTTCGCCAGGGCGACACCTCGGATTCCATGTTCTTCGTGGAGTCCGGCAGGCTGGACGTGGAGCTGGAACTGCCCGACGGCCGGATCATCCGGCTCAAGAAAGTCGGTCCCGGTGCGGTTTTTGGAGAGATGGGCATCTACACCCTGTCCTCGAGATCGGCGACCGTTCGTGCTGCGGAAAAATGCGTGCTTTACCGCATGACCCTGCGCAAGCTCGACGCCATCGAGGCGCGCGCGCCGAGGTTGGTCACGGCCATCAACCGTTTCCTGGTCAATCTCCTGTCCGAGCGCCTGGCCGAATCCAATGCCCGGGGCCGCGAGCTGATGCTGTAG